A genomic segment from Tindallia californiensis encodes:
- a CDS encoding methyl-accepting chemotaxis protein gives MKSIKVRLLAVFTALIIVLIAATGFYALRIAENALMENAFEEIETVATSEAKYVQALIEGQLAYMEGLAENPIVMDETLSWEERSQFMVREAQRAGYDAFVYVEPDGSARSMDHVDQRGNVGEREYFQEAMAGNSVVSDVLASVESGEIIFNYAVPVKDNGRVVGVLYGRRTAQVMSEVVSNMQYKETGFSYIVNQEGRIVADRNIDLVLQQVNLLEEAAQDETQSQRRAVLQEMVQGKTGSGAYPYQGVDQILGFSPIEGTPWTIAVGIHTEEILEGIGSLRNGLMMAVLISLLLGFVITYFVSNSISKPIVATTAAIEKFARLDFAKDENQAGYRYLQRKDEIGIMLNALVKMRISVSEFLVKTSSHVEQVAAASEELTATSQQSSMAANEVAKTIEEIAKGATDQAKDTESGAGYVEALGRQIEMNTSQMNELNESASNVILSKDKGIETLKGVLEETESMKTAIKSIETMIRETEESSQKIHEASKMINSIAEQTNLLALNAAIESARAGEAGRGFAVVAEEIRKLAEQSSQFSQNIGSVVDELTMNTKDAVHTMEKVEVAAERQDSAIENTSQTFNEINGAIHRTMESIQALDESTKTIEKQKDSIISVIENLSAIAEENAASTEEASASVEEQTASMDEIANSSSELATIAQELQEEIYKFKA, from the coding sequence ATGAAATCGATTAAAGTAAGACTATTAGCCGTATTTACAGCACTTATTATCGTACTGATTGCGGCAACAGGATTTTACGCTTTAAGGATTGCAGAGAATGCGCTGATGGAAAATGCCTTTGAAGAAATTGAAACAGTAGCAACTTCGGAGGCCAAGTATGTACAGGCTTTAATAGAAGGTCAGTTGGCTTATATGGAAGGTTTGGCAGAAAACCCGATCGTTATGGATGAAACCTTATCCTGGGAAGAACGCAGTCAGTTTATGGTGAGGGAAGCTCAGCGAGCTGGCTATGATGCGTTTGTTTATGTTGAACCGGACGGCAGTGCTCGGTCAATGGATCATGTGGACCAGCGTGGAAATGTAGGGGAGAGGGAGTATTTCCAAGAGGCAATGGCTGGAAATTCGGTAGTCTCTGATGTTTTGGCAAGCGTAGAGAGTGGCGAGATTATTTTTAACTATGCTGTGCCGGTGAAAGATAATGGACGGGTTGTGGGAGTCCTATACGGAAGAAGGACAGCGCAAGTAATGTCAGAGGTTGTAAGCAATATGCAGTATAAAGAGACCGGTTTTTCTTATATTGTCAATCAGGAAGGTAGAATTGTAGCCGACAGAAACATTGATCTTGTACTTCAACAGGTAAATCTTTTAGAGGAAGCGGCTCAGGACGAAACGCAAAGTCAACGAAGAGCTGTGTTACAAGAAATGGTTCAAGGAAAGACGGGTTCTGGTGCTTATCCATATCAAGGAGTGGATCAAATACTTGGGTTTTCTCCCATCGAAGGCACGCCATGGACCATAGCTGTGGGGATTCATACGGAAGAAATACTGGAAGGAATAGGGAGTTTGAGAAATGGTTTGATGATGGCGGTGCTTATTTCGCTACTTCTTGGATTCGTTATTACTTATTTTGTGAGCAATTCTATTTCAAAACCGATAGTGGCTACGACAGCAGCCATTGAAAAATTTGCAAGACTGGACTTTGCGAAGGATGAAAACCAGGCAGGTTATCGGTACCTACAAAGAAAAGATGAAATTGGCATTATGCTTAATGCACTAGTAAAAATGCGAATTAGTGTCAGTGAGTTCCTGGTAAAAACCAGCAGTCACGTAGAACAGGTGGCGGCTGCTTCGGAAGAGTTGACGGCTACTAGTCAGCAATCTTCCATGGCAGCCAATGAAGTGGCCAAAACCATCGAAGAAATTGCGAAAGGAGCGACAGACCAGGCGAAGGATACAGAATCAGGAGCCGGGTATGTAGAGGCATTGGGACGTCAGATAGAGATGAATACTTCTCAAATGAATGAACTAAACGAATCGGCATCTAATGTCATTCTTTCAAAAGATAAAGGGATTGAAACGCTGAAAGGCGTATTGGAAGAAACGGAGTCAATGAAAACGGCGATCAAAAGCATTGAAACCATGATTCGGGAAACAGAAGAAAGCAGTCAAAAAATTCATGAGGCCAGTAAAATGATTAATAGCATTGCGGAACAAACGAATTTACTGGCACTTAATGCGGCTATTGAATCTGCCCGTGCGGGTGAAGCAGGCAGAGGGTTTGCCGTAGTTGCGGAAGAAATTCGAAAATTAGCGGAGCAATCAAGCCAGTTTTCTCAGAATATTGGAAGTGTCGTTGATGAACTGACAATGAATACAAAAGATGCGGTTCATACCATGGAAAAAGTGGAAGTTGCAGCAGAAAGGCAGGATTCTGCTATTGAAAACACCAGTCAGACCTTCAACGAAATAAATGGAGCCATTCATAGAACCATGGAATCTATCCAAGCCCTCGACGAGTCCACAAAGACAATCGAAAAACAAAAAGACTCTATTATTTCTGTCATCGAAAACCTGTCGGCAATTGCAGAGGAAAATGCGGCAAGCACGGAAGAAGCGTCGGCTTCTGTAGAAGAGCAAACGGCTTCCATGGACGAGATTGCCAATTCCAGTAGTGAACTGGCAACCATTGCCCAAGAATTGCAGGAAGAAATATATAAATTCAAAGCATAA